A stretch of the Porifericola rhodea genome encodes the following:
- a CDS encoding formylglycine-generating enzyme family protein, with product MKRSKQCYAQLNLLNRALIIVLVSVVLLPSHRIKSLWSVKEKNVAFEPYTETIPGSQVSFDMVPIQGGEYMMGSPSSEDKRKDDEGPQVKVGIEPFWMASTETTWDMFEIFVFQEQEKRLATESGGLESANIPSVDAVSRPTPPYLDMSFGMGKYGYPAICMTQYSAQMFCKWLTAKTGVFYRLPTEAEWEYACRAGTETAYFFGDDPADIDEYAWYYDNTYGGYEKVGTKKPNPWGLYDMHGNVSEWTLDQYNPEFYASLGDGVKVPYNVPTKLYPRTVRGGSYDDDPETLRSASRIPSNPRWKQQDPQIPKSNWWHTDARHVGFRIIRPLNPPAEKDIEAFWPEPIEDI from the coding sequence ATGAAGCGAAGCAAGCAGTGCTATGCACAACTTAACTTACTCAACAGAGCCTTAATAATTGTTTTAGTCAGTGTTGTTCTATTACCCTCACACAGAATAAAATCACTCTGGAGTGTAAAGGAAAAGAACGTTGCCTTTGAACCCTATACGGAGACCATTCCTGGTAGTCAGGTATCTTTTGATATGGTACCCATACAGGGTGGTGAGTATATGATGGGTAGTCCATCTTCTGAAGATAAACGCAAAGACGACGAAGGGCCGCAGGTAAAAGTGGGTATAGAGCCTTTTTGGATGGCAAGTACCGAAACTACCTGGGATATGTTTGAAATCTTCGTATTTCAGGAGCAGGAAAAAAGATTAGCAACCGAAAGTGGTGGACTGGAAAGTGCCAATATACCCTCAGTTGATGCTGTATCTCGCCCTACGCCGCCTTATCTGGATATGAGCTTTGGTATGGGTAAATATGGATACCCTGCCATTTGTATGACACAGTATTCTGCACAGATGTTTTGTAAATGGTTAACCGCCAAAACCGGTGTCTTTTACCGCCTGCCTACCGAAGCTGAGTGGGAATACGCTTGCCGTGCCGGCACTGAAACTGCTTATTTCTTCGGCGACGATCCCGCAGATATTGACGAGTACGCATGGTACTATGATAATACCTACGGAGGGTACGAAAAAGTAGGTACTAAAAAACCTAACCCCTGGGGGCTATACGATATGCATGGAAATGTATCTGAATGGACACTAGATCAATATAACCCTGAGTTCTACGCCTCTTTGGGTGATGGTGTTAAGGTACCCTACAATGTGCCTACTAAGCTATACCCTCGTACAGTTAGAGGTGGTTCTTATGACGATGATCCTGAGACCTTGCGTTCTGCCTCTCGTATCCCGTCTAATCCACGTTGGAAACAGCAGGATCCTCAAATTCCTAAAAGTAACTGGTGGCATACTGATGCTCGTCATGTAGGCTTCCGTATTATACGTCCTTTAAATCCTCCGGCAGAAAAAGACATAGAAGCTTTTTGGCCCGAACCAATAGAAGATATTTAA
- a CDS encoding pentapeptide repeat-containing protein has product MKVLLFPLALFFIISTPSLAQKTIKAAEIVRQINAGESVRYENAIIEGELDLTDLENQTSKKKGDSWFGDSNKQYESTVENSIVFIKCRFKDNVLAYYSDNNNTYIAHFEGDVVFRSCVFDRQSEFKYSNFEEVADFSRCVFSREANFKYAEFEDGPDFSSSIFEEAANFKYTKFKDQPDYAHTVFEEEANFKYANFPEGVDFESAIFNSLANFKYTKFSSPLNIDNVSFNGHEDFKYTSVDGKEFTTYLTRKR; this is encoded by the coding sequence ATGAAAGTCTTACTTTTTCCTCTCGCACTATTCTTTATTATCAGCACACCGTCTTTAGCTCAAAAAACTATAAAGGCAGCAGAGATCGTACGCCAGATTAATGCTGGTGAATCAGTACGTTACGAAAACGCTATTATTGAAGGAGAGCTAGACCTTACCGACTTAGAGAATCAAACTTCTAAAAAGAAAGGAGATAGCTGGTTTGGAGATAGCAATAAACAATATGAAAGTACAGTTGAGAATAGTATAGTGTTTATAAAGTGTAGATTTAAAGATAACGTATTGGCGTACTATAGTGATAATAATAATACCTATATAGCCCATTTTGAAGGAGATGTAGTATTTAGAAGCTGTGTGTTTGATAGACAGAGCGAGTTTAAATATTCAAATTTTGAAGAAGTAGCAGATTTTAGCCGATGTGTTTTTAGTAGAGAAGCTAATTTTAAATATGCGGAATTTGAAGATGGGCCAGATTTTTCTTCAAGCATTTTTGAGGAAGCTGCAAACTTTAAGTACACTAAATTTAAAGATCAGCCAGATTACGCCCACACAGTTTTTGAAGAAGAAGCAAATTTTAAATACGCGAACTTTCCCGAAGGTGTAGACTTTGAAAGTGCCATTTTCAATAGCCTGGCAAATTTTAAATACACCAAGTTTTCCAGTCCGCTAAATATTGATAATGTCTCGTTTAATGGTCATGAAGATTTCAAATACACAT
- a CDS encoding RagB/SusD family nutrient uptake outer membrane protein: MNQIHMSTIKNIYHLLLSALFVVVLASCSDEFLEEEPLGTPSSATLFADEEGAMRAINGAYSHLRSWDVLGFPYFAVKELPSDDADVGSTPGDGSFPRLELINTFQYDPTVGELNGYWVGSYRGINRANQVIFNVPDIDMDENLKSRLIAEARFLRALYYFDLVRVFGEVPIIDKVYTDPEDARVAVDKSPVDAVYEFIISDLNEAVQVLPMKSEYNPSDLGRATKGAAQSLLAKVHLFQQDYQSAYDHAQAVIQSGEYDLYPDYRALFFPEQENGIESIFEAQIIEREDRAISNEYTKWQGVRGSFGWGFNSPSEDLSNTYEEGDPRRTATIFYSGDTLEGADEPYILPLDQGAQPRANKKMMLPFDLHPAGYPDNSPTNYIFLRYADVLLIFAEAANELGKTSEALTHLNMVRARARGGNPDVLPDITETSQSELREIIWHERRVELAMEGHRFFDIIRQNEVVPGRATEIFHSNGKTSFDINKHATFPIPQAQIDISQGILKQDQNW, translated from the coding sequence ATGAATCAGATACATATGAGTACTATTAAAAATATTTATCATTTATTATTATCAGCTCTGTTTGTAGTTGTGCTGGCTTCCTGTAGCGATGAGTTTTTGGAAGAAGAACCTCTAGGTACACCTTCATCAGCAACATTATTTGCTGACGAAGAAGGGGCTATGAGGGCAATTAATGGAGCATACTCTCATTTAAGAAGTTGGGATGTATTAGGTTTTCCTTACTTTGCTGTAAAAGAGCTTCCTTCAGATGATGCTGATGTAGGTAGCACACCTGGCGATGGTAGCTTCCCTCGTTTAGAGCTTATCAATACTTTTCAGTACGACCCTACTGTGGGAGAGCTAAATGGCTATTGGGTAGGCTCTTATCGTGGTATCAATAGGGCAAATCAGGTAATTTTCAATGTTCCTGATATTGATATGGACGAGAATTTAAAGAGTCGTTTGATTGCTGAAGCTCGTTTTCTAAGAGCTTTGTATTATTTTGATCTTGTAAGAGTATTTGGCGAAGTGCCAATTATTGATAAGGTGTATACCGATCCTGAAGATGCTCGTGTAGCGGTTGACAAATCTCCAGTTGATGCAGTATACGAATTTATCATATCTGATTTAAATGAAGCTGTACAAGTACTGCCCATGAAAAGTGAGTACAATCCTTCAGATTTAGGTAGAGCAACTAAAGGTGCTGCTCAAAGCTTATTAGCCAAAGTACATCTTTTCCAACAGGATTATCAAAGCGCTTACGATCATGCACAAGCAGTAATTCAGTCAGGAGAATATGATTTATACCCAGATTATCGCGCACTGTTTTTTCCAGAGCAGGAAAATGGTATAGAATCTATTTTTGAAGCCCAGATTATTGAGAGAGAAGATCGGGCCATCTCTAATGAATATACCAAGTGGCAGGGAGTTAGAGGTAGTTTTGGCTGGGGTTTTAATAGCCCTTCAGAAGATCTTTCTAACACTTATGAAGAAGGTGATCCACGTAGAACAGCTACCATTTTCTACAGTGGTGATACGCTAGAGGGTGCAGATGAGCCTTATATTTTACCATTGGATCAGGGAGCACAACCGCGTGCCAACAAAAAAATGATGCTGCCATTTGACTTGCATCCTGCAGGATACCCTGATAACTCACCGACAAACTATATTTTTTTAAGATATGCTGATGTACTTCTAATCTTTGCTGAGGCAGCAAATGAGCTCGGCAAAACATCTGAAGCTCTTACGCATTTAAATATGGTAAGAGCGAGAGCGAGAGGTGGTAACCCAGATGTACTACCTGATATTACTGAAACGTCTCAATCTGAATTGAGAGAAATTATCTGGCATGAAAGAAGAGTTGAACTAGCAATGGAGGGTCATCGTTTTTTTGATATTATCCGTCAGAATGAAGTAGTACCTGGAAGAGCCACAGAAATTTTTCACTCTAATGGAAAAACAAGTTTTGATATTAATAAGCATGCTACTTTTCCTATTCCTCAAGCTCAGATAGACATCTCACAAGGAATACTAAAGCAGGATCAAAACTGGTAA
- a CDS encoding Gfo/Idh/MocA family protein — MKNFEPNKNINRRKFVKSSAAAAAGGMFLSHLPVSASAFVGGNETLRVALIGCGGRGTGAAAQALSVKEDVKLVAMADAFRDRLDDSYENLMKKHGESGRVDVPEEHKFVGFDGYKNAIALADVVLLATPPGFRPIHFEEAINQGKHVFMEKPVAVDAPGVRKVLDVAQKAKQNKLNVVVGLQRHYQNSYLELMNRIHAGEIGDIVGGQVYWNSSGVWVRERQPQQTEMEYQMRNWYYFTWLCGDHIMEQHIHNIDVANWAKQAYPVKAQGMGGREVRTGKDHGEIFDHHFVEFHYEDGTMINSQCRHQEGCMNKVSESLVGTKGRATTDGATMISDHSGKTLWKHRGKNDPNPYQVEHDRLFAAIVSGDELLADAENGAKSTMTALLGRMATYSGKVVTWEEALNSNMSLVPQTFSWDANPPVVPGPDGKYPIPVPGKTKVI, encoded by the coding sequence ATGAAAAATTTTGAGCCAAATAAGAACATCAACCGCCGCAAGTTTGTCAAAAGCTCTGCCGCAGCCGCTGCTGGTGGAATGTTTCTTAGCCATCTACCTGTAAGCGCCAGTGCGTTTGTAGGTGGTAACGAAACTTTAAGAGTAGCCCTGATTGGTTGTGGTGGTAGAGGTACCGGTGCCGCAGCTCAGGCGCTAAGTGTAAAAGAAGACGTTAAGCTGGTAGCCATGGCAGATGCGTTCCGCGATCGCCTGGACGACAGCTACGAAAACCTAATGAAGAAGCACGGTGAGTCCGGTAGGGTAGATGTACCCGAAGAGCATAAGTTTGTAGGTTTTGACGGCTACAAAAATGCAATTGCTTTAGCTGACGTAGTGCTGCTGGCAACACCTCCCGGATTTAGACCCATTCATTTTGAAGAAGCTATAAATCAGGGCAAGCACGTATTTATGGAGAAGCCAGTTGCTGTTGATGCTCCGGGTGTTCGTAAGGTCTTAGATGTGGCCCAGAAGGCAAAGCAGAATAAACTTAACGTAGTAGTAGGTCTTCAGCGCCATTACCAAAACAGCTATTTGGAGCTGATGAATAGAATCCATGCCGGTGAGATCGGAGATATTGTTGGCGGTCAGGTATACTGGAACAGCAGTGGGGTATGGGTTCGTGAACGTCAGCCTCAGCAAACGGAAATGGAATACCAGATGAGAAACTGGTACTACTTCACCTGGTTATGTGGTGATCATATTATGGAGCAGCATATTCACAATATAGATGTAGCTAACTGGGCAAAGCAGGCATATCCAGTTAAGGCTCAGGGTATGGGTGGTCGTGAAGTACGTACTGGAAAAGACCATGGAGAAATTTTTGACCACCATTTTGTAGAGTTTCATTACGAAGATGGTACCATGATCAATAGCCAGTGCCGTCATCAGGAAGGCTGCATGAACAAAGTATCTGAAAGCCTGGTAGGTACTAAGGGCAGAGCTACTACCGATGGTGCTACTATGATCAGCGACCATAGCGGAAAAACGCTTTGGAAGCATCGTGGTAAAAATGATCCTAACCCTTATCAGGTAGAGCACGACAGGCTTTTTGCAGCTATAGTAAGTGGAGATGAGCTTTTAGCTGATGCTGAAAATGGCGCAAAAAGTACTATGACCGCTTTATTGGGTAGAATGGCAACTTACTCAGGTAAAGTGGTGACTTGGGAAGAGGCTCTAAACTCAAATATGAGCCTGGTACCTCAAACCTTTAGTTGGGATGCTAACCCTCCGGTAGTACCTGGCCCTGATGGAAAATACCCAATACCAGTACCTGGAAAAACTAAAGTGATCTAA
- a CDS encoding DUF2141 domain-containing protein has protein sequence MFIPRPTGADNTARIIVNVSGIQSNEGLVQVALYASNDTFLEEPFMAQRYQLKESGEVEVVFDKVPHGEYAIAVYHDKNSNNELDTNFMGIPTEPYGFSNNYNPKLSAPKYKNAIVTIDQNNQQVDVRVS, from the coding sequence ATGTTTATTCCTAGACCTACAGGAGCGGATAATACCGCCAGAATTATAGTTAATGTAAGTGGTATACAAAGCAACGAAGGCCTAGTCCAGGTTGCTTTGTATGCTTCCAACGATACATTTTTGGAAGAGCCTTTTATGGCTCAGCGCTACCAGCTAAAAGAAAGCGGAGAGGTAGAAGTGGTGTTTGACAAGGTGCCACATGGTGAATATGCGATTGCTGTATATCACGACAAAAACTCCAACAATGAGCTGGATACTAATTTTATGGGAATACCAACCGAACCCTATGGTTTTTCAAATAATTATAATCCCAAACTAAGCGCTCCTAAATACAAAAATGCTATTGTTACCATTGACCAGAATAACCAGCAGGTAGATGTACGTGTAAGTTAA
- a CDS encoding SusC/RagA family TonB-linked outer membrane protein, with protein MNISKINLRFFGVVTIRLLLLILVVSPAMAQQATVSGTVTSGSDEMPTPGVNVVIKGSSRGTVTDLDGNYTISAAEQDTLVFTYIGYNKEEIAINGRSQINVNLLEDIETLSEIVVVGYGTQRKSDLTGSVSSVKSEEITKIGAANPSEALQGKAAGVNVISSGVPGQEPNVRIRGVGTLGNSNPLYVVDGVFVDNINFLNNNDIESMEVLKDASATAIYGSRGANGVIIITTKQGSSVEPSFTLNAYEGVQNVVSNDFEMVNAREYAQLVNEGLINTGANALYNPDTLGSGTDWFDEIFRTAPIRDYQLSFNQSTDRANYFVSAGYFRQQGVLEKTDFERYTIRLNNRYKLNDFISVGHNISTSWYSKDNPNNTTLQHAYRVSPIVPVKLENGDYAPSGNSGAGNPAAGLDYFNNTTDGQRIVGNVYGEVSFLQDFTFKTSLGIDYENTENQIFTPDYFVSPTQRNEVNRVEKTWSKWFDWLWENTINYDKTFGDHYINLLAGVTAQRTKFESLGGSRRNIPSDDPNLWYLSAGETEGATNSNFANAASISSYLFRANYTLLDRYLFTATFRADGSSKFPADQRWGYFPSFALGWNVADEPFLDQAMWLDNLKLRGSWGQIGNQRIVDYQYYAQAQTGIAYDAIFGGQLQPGSTITQLSNSNITWETATQTNVGIELGLLNGSLNMEVDYYYRETDDILVTVEIPGTVGLSPTDANVGSVLNRGVDFSVNYNKQVGDFGFNVGLVGTTIHNEVLDLGGRDQLVGGNIGAGNNVSRAIVGQPIGYFYGYNVIGVFQNQAQIDNAPTQNNAVPGDLIFEDINGTDADGNLTTGPDGVIDASDRTYLGSPIPKFTGGLNLGINYKNFDFSIDFNGMFGHKIYNAKQQERYSGLDNFDKSYLDRWTGEGASNTHPRITLGSGQNYFVSSRFVEDGDFVKIRNVQIGYNLPTDLAERLSTQNIRFYVSGNNLLYFTKYNGFTPEVESTYLYNDANNPTRGTLAAGIDRMVYPLTSVYKVGLNVTF; from the coding sequence ATGAACATTTCCAAGATAAATCTTAGGTTTTTTGGGGTGGTTACAATTCGGCTCTTATTGCTGATATTGGTAGTCAGCCCGGCAATGGCACAGCAGGCTACTGTCAGTGGTACAGTAACTAGTGGTAGCGATGAAATGCCAACGCCAGGAGTAAACGTGGTCATCAAAGGGAGTTCGCGAGGAACTGTCACTGACCTGGATGGCAATTATACAATTAGCGCCGCAGAACAAGATACATTGGTTTTTACCTACATTGGCTATAACAAAGAAGAGATAGCAATCAATGGCAGATCGCAAATCAATGTTAATTTGCTGGAAGACATAGAAACTCTTAGTGAAATTGTAGTGGTCGGCTATGGTACACAGCGGAAAAGCGACCTTACCGGTTCTGTTTCCAGCGTCAAATCTGAAGAGATAACTAAAATTGGTGCGGCAAATCCTTCTGAAGCCTTACAGGGCAAAGCTGCTGGTGTAAACGTAATCAGTTCGGGCGTCCCTGGTCAGGAACCTAACGTAAGAATTAGAGGAGTAGGTACTCTAGGTAATAGTAATCCTCTATACGTTGTAGATGGTGTATTTGTAGATAACATAAACTTCCTGAACAACAACGATATTGAATCTATGGAAGTATTAAAAGATGCATCTGCTACAGCTATTTATGGTTCAAGAGGAGCTAATGGTGTAATTATCATCACTACAAAGCAAGGTAGTTCTGTTGAGCCCTCTTTTACTTTAAATGCTTATGAGGGTGTTCAAAATGTAGTTTCCAATGACTTTGAGATGGTAAATGCTCGTGAGTATGCACAATTGGTAAACGAAGGATTAATAAATACCGGTGCAAATGCACTTTATAACCCAGATACTTTGGGCTCAGGTACAGACTGGTTTGATGAAATATTTAGAACAGCACCCATAAGAGATTATCAGTTATCATTTAATCAAAGTACAGATAGAGCTAACTATTTCGTAAGTGCTGGGTACTTCAGGCAGCAAGGTGTATTAGAGAAAACGGATTTTGAAAGATATACCATCAGGCTCAATAACAGATACAAGTTAAATGACTTTATTAGCGTTGGACATAATATTTCAACCTCTTGGTATTCTAAAGACAACCCTAATAACACTACGCTACAGCATGCGTACCGGGTAAGCCCAATAGTGCCAGTTAAACTGGAAAATGGAGACTATGCTCCTTCAGGGAATTCAGGGGCAGGTAACCCGGCAGCAGGTCTTGACTATTTTAATAATACTACTGATGGTCAGAGAATAGTAGGTAATGTATACGGTGAAGTCTCTTTTTTGCAGGATTTTACTTTCAAAACCAGCTTAGGTATAGATTATGAAAATACTGAAAATCAAATCTTTACCCCGGATTATTTTGTGTCTCCAACCCAAAGAAATGAAGTAAACAGAGTAGAAAAAACGTGGAGTAAATGGTTTGACTGGTTGTGGGAAAATACAATCAACTATGATAAAACCTTTGGAGATCATTATATTAACTTGTTGGCAGGGGTGACTGCTCAAAGAACAAAATTTGAATCTCTGGGTGGATCAAGAAGAAATATTCCTTCTGATGACCCTAACCTCTGGTACCTAAGCGCAGGTGAAACAGAAGGAGCCACTAATTCTAATTTTGCAAATGCAGCTTCTATTTCATCCTATCTTTTTAGAGCCAACTATACGCTATTGGATAGGTATCTGTTTACAGCAACTTTTCGCGCGGATGGCTCATCTAAATTTCCTGCAGATCAAAGGTGGGGCTACTTCCCTTCATTTGCATTAGGATGGAATGTTGCTGATGAACCATTTCTGGATCAGGCCATGTGGTTAGATAATCTTAAACTAAGAGGTAGCTGGGGGCAGATCGGTAACCAGAGAATAGTTGATTATCAATACTATGCACAGGCTCAAACTGGTATAGCTTACGATGCTATTTTTGGTGGTCAGCTACAACCTGGTAGTACTATTACTCAACTTAGTAATTCTAATATTACCTGGGAGACTGCTACGCAAACAAACGTAGGTATAGAATTAGGTTTGTTAAACGGAAGCCTTAATATGGAAGTAGACTATTACTATCGTGAGACTGATGATATACTTGTGACAGTAGAAATTCCAGGCACTGTCGGTCTTAGTCCCACTGATGCTAACGTGGGTTCAGTCCTCAATAGAGGTGTAGACTTTTCAGTGAACTACAATAAGCAAGTTGGTGATTTTGGATTTAATGTAGGTTTAGTAGGAACTACTATACATAACGAAGTGCTAGACTTAGGGGGTAGAGATCAACTAGTAGGAGGAAACATAGGAGCTGGGAATAATGTGTCCAGAGCAATAGTAGGACAACCAATTGGGTATTTCTATGGATATAATGTAATTGGTGTATTTCAAAACCAAGCCCAGATTGACAATGCTCCTACACAAAATAATGCTGTTCCCGGAGACTTAATTTTTGAAGACATTAATGGTACAGACGCTGATGGTAACCTTACAACGGGGCCCGATGGTGTGATTGATGCTAGTGACAGAACCTATCTGGGTTCTCCTATTCCAAAATTTACTGGTGGATTGAACCTAGGGATTAACTACAAAAACTTTGATTTTTCTATAGATTTCAATGGCATGTTTGGTCACAAAATCTATAATGCTAAACAGCAAGAAAGATATTCAGGCTTAGACAATTTTGATAAATCTTATCTTGATCGTTGGACTGGAGAAGGTGCCAGTAATACCCATCCAAGAATTACGTTGGGTTCAGGACAGAACTACTTTGTTTCTTCCAGATTCGTAGAAGATGGCGATTTTGTCAAAATAAGAAACGTACAAATCGGCTATAACTTACCGACAGACCTTGCAGAAAGACTTTCAACACAAAACATTAGATTTTATGTAAGTGGAAATAATCTACTGTATTTCACAAAATACAATGGATTTACCCCTGAGGTGGAAAGTACTTACTTATATAATGATGCCAATAACCCAACTCGTGGAACATTAGCAGCAGGAATAGACCGTATGGTTTATCCACTGACATCTGTTTATAAAGTTGGACTGAATGTTACTTTTTAA
- a CDS encoding glucoamylase family protein has product MKFNNLILTIALLTTAMACNSTEQAAESTAQREQTVGYSSLSDEALLDTIQYQTFNYFWEGAEPNSGMARERFHTDNIYPQNDKHIVTLGGTGFGVMAILVGIERGFITREEGFGRLNKIVDFLASADRFHGVWPHWLNGETGRVKAFSQKDDGGDLVETAFMIQGLLTVRQYFQEGNEEEQALVDKINKLWEEVEWDWYTQGKNVLYWHWSPNYGWEMNFPVGGYNEALIMYVLAAASPTHSIAPEVYHEGWARNGAIESQEEYLGYDLVLDYYEHDDAPIGPLFWAHYSYLGLDPRNLKDRYGEYWKLVQNHALIHHKYSVENPEGYKAYGENVWGLTSSYSMNGYAGHRPGNDLGVISPTAALSSFPYTPKESMAMAKFLYQEADSLVGQYGPYDAFSVEHKWYLPRYLAIDQGPIPVMIENHRSGLLWELFMSSPEIKNGLDKLGFEY; this is encoded by the coding sequence ATGAAATTTAATAACCTAATCTTAACTATAGCTTTATTAACCACAGCTATGGCCTGCAACAGTACGGAACAGGCTGCAGAAAGTACAGCACAGAGAGAGCAGACCGTAGGCTATTCTTCACTGTCAGACGAGGCTTTATTAGACACTATACAATACCAGACCTTTAACTATTTTTGGGAGGGTGCAGAACCTAACTCCGGCATGGCCAGAGAGCGTTTTCACACCGATAATATCTATCCGCAAAATGACAAGCATATTGTTACCCTTGGGGGTACAGGCTTTGGCGTTATGGCCATACTTGTAGGCATTGAAAGAGGATTTATCACCCGGGAGGAAGGATTTGGTAGATTAAATAAAATTGTGGATTTTTTGGCAAGTGCCGATCGCTTTCATGGTGTATGGCCTCACTGGCTTAATGGTGAAACGGGTAGGGTTAAAGCCTTCAGTCAGAAAGATGATGGAGGGGATCTGGTAGAGACTGCATTTATGATTCAGGGGCTTCTTACGGTAAGGCAATACTTTCAGGAGGGTAACGAAGAAGAACAAGCCTTAGTAGATAAAATCAACAAATTATGGGAAGAAGTAGAGTGGGACTGGTACACTCAGGGTAAAAACGTATTATACTGGCACTGGTCTCCCAACTATGGATGGGAAATGAATTTTCCCGTTGGAGGCTATAATGAAGCACTCATTATGTATGTGCTGGCTGCTGCATCTCCGACCCATAGCATAGCCCCAGAAGTATATCATGAAGGTTGGGCTCGCAATGGAGCTATAGAAAGTCAAGAGGAATATCTTGGATATGATTTGGTACTAGACTATTATGAACATGATGATGCGCCTATCGGGCCATTGTTTTGGGCGCATTACTCTTATCTGGGACTTGATCCACGAAACCTGAAAGACCGCTACGGAGAGTACTGGAAATTAGTACAAAACCATGCGCTTATACACCATAAATACAGTGTGGAAAATCCTGAAGGCTATAAAGCTTATGGTGAAAATGTGTGGGGGCTCACCTCCAGCTATTCTATGAATGGCTATGCTGGCCATCGTCCTGGTAATGATCTGGGAGTCATTTCTCCTACTGCAGCTTTATCTTCTTTCCCTTATACACCTAAAGAAAGTATGGCTATGGCCAAATTCTTATATCAGGAAGCTGATAGCCTGGTAGGTCAATATGGACCCTATGATGCTTTTAGTGTTGAACATAAATGGTATTTGCCTCGCTATCTGGCCATAGACCAGGGGCCCATTCCGGTGATGATAGAAAACCACCGTTCCGGCTTACTTTGGGAATTGTTTATGTCTAGCCCTGAAATTAAGAATGGCTTGGATAAATTAGGTTTTGAATACTAA
- a CDS encoding Gfo/Idh/MocA family protein, translated as MSNPINVLVVGCGNMGASHAKAYHKMPEFNIVGLVSRGAASREKLAEELGGNIALFDNIDTALETTKADAVSINTYPDTHYEYILKSFKAGAHVFCEKPLAETVEKCEEIAKAAKEYNKKLLIGYIVRVHPAWKKFIEISKTLGKPLVMRMNLNQQSSGTTWETHKNLMKSMSPIVDCGVHYVDVMCLMTEAQPIRVSAIGARLSDEIQEGMYNYGQLQVTFSDGSVGWYEAGWGPMMSETAFFVKDVVGPKGCVSIMDSQSASDDVDAHSKTNALKVHKADRDTEGKFTIPDEIVSTADEPDHQGLCDLEQELFLKAIKEDLDLSQHHQDAINSMKIVLAADESFKTGKTVELK; from the coding sequence ATGAGTAACCCTATCAATGTATTAGTTGTAGGTTGCGGTAATATGGGCGCGTCACACGCCAAAGCCTATCACAAAATGCCGGAATTTAATATTGTTGGACTGGTAAGCCGTGGAGCTGCCAGCCGAGAAAAACTGGCAGAAGAATTAGGTGGAAACATAGCACTGTTCGACAACATTGATACTGCTCTGGAGACTACAAAAGCTGATGCAGTCTCTATCAATACCTATCCTGATACACATTATGAGTATATTCTTAAAAGCTTTAAAGCTGGTGCCCACGTATTCTGCGAAAAGCCTCTTGCGGAAACTGTAGAAAAGTGCGAGGAGATTGCTAAAGCCGCCAAAGAATACAACAAAAAGCTATTAATAGGTTATATCGTTAGAGTTCACCCTGCCTGGAAAAAGTTCATAGAAATTTCTAAAACGCTGGGTAAGCCATTGGTAATGCGTATGAACCTAAATCAGCAGAGCAGTGGCACTACCTGGGAAACGCATAAAAACCTGATGAAGTCAATGTCTCCCATAGTAGATTGTGGAGTACATTATGTAGATGTAATGTGCCTGATGACCGAAGCTCAGCCAATTAGAGTGAGTGCGATTGGGGCGCGTTTATCTGACGAGATTCAGGAAGGTATGTATAACTACGGACAGCTTCAGGTTACTTTTAGTGATGGTTCCGTAGGCTGGTACGAAGCTGGCTGGGGACCTATGATGAGCGAAACGGCTTTCTTTGTAAAAGATGTAGTAGGCCCTAAAGGCTGTGTAAGCATTATGGATTCGCAAAGTGCTTCTGACGATGTAGATGCTCACTCTAAAACTAATGCTTTAAAAGTGCATAAAGCAGATCGCGATACTGAAGGTAAGTTTACTATTCCTGATGAAATTGTAAGCACTGCTGATGAACCCGATCATCAGGGGCTGTGTGACCTGGAACAAGAACTTTTCTTAAAAGCTATCAAAGAAGATCTGGACCTGTCCCAGCATCATCAGGATGCCATTAACAGCATGAAAATAGTACTGGCAGCTGATGAGTCGTTCAAAACCGGAAAAACTGTAGAGCTGAAATAA